The Mucilaginibacter gracilis genomic interval TTATGGCTATAAACTGCTTAATATAGGGGGCGTAGATACTTTGATAGTTTAACTCACTCATAAAAAACACCTCCTTTCTGTTCATAGAAACTGCTGGAAACTGGTGGAACATGTAATGCACATTGACTTAGAGATATCATATCTATCCGCAGGTAAGACATGGTAGTCTCTGTACTCTGATGCCCAAGGGCTTCGGATATTACAGGCATAGATTCCTTGTTTTCCAAAAAGCGGCAGGCAAGACTGTGGCGCATGGCGTGTGCCCCGTGTCGCCGGCCTCTGACATCTACTTTGGAGGTTTCAATAATACGTCCCAGCATACCGCTAACGGAAGTGTTTGTCACAGGAATATAGGGCGCACGCGTAAAAAGAAAGATCTTATCTGACTCACTATTTTTTCGCCCATATTTCAAATAATCTATAAGCGCTTCACCCACTTCTGTTAGCAAAGGAAGTTTGATCTCCTTGCCAGTTTTATACTGGGTAAAAGTGATAGCGTTTTGTTCCCAATCAAGATTGCCAAAACTCAAATTCGCTATATCTGATGCCCTGAGCCCTAAGCGTGTGGCCAGTAACGTCATTGCATAATTCCTCTTTCCCGTAGCATCTGATCGCTGAATGGATGCTTCTATTTGAGATACTTCATCTTTGCTATATACAGCAGGCAATTTTACTCCACGCGAATACTTGAAATCCTGAAGAACTAACGAAAGGTCGGTTGCTAATAGATGCTCCTTAAATAGATATTGCAGGAAAGCCCGGATCGACGATATTATAAATATCCTGTTGTTTGTGCTGGTGGAAATGAATGTGATGATCTGGGTTTCCTTGATGTTCTCCAAACTGGTTGTTTGTTGACTTTCCAAATAAAGAAACAACCTGTAAAGGGGGAGCCGATGCTCACTTATTGTTTTCTTTGACCTTCGTAACGATGCGAGGTGCAGTAAATAGTTTTCCATCGCAAGACCGATCTGCCCCGTGAACTTCCGTTCAAGTGGTTTGAAATGATGCCTTTTGATCGTACCTGTCTTTTGAAATTCGTTCAAGAAATTGATACTTCTGATGATGTCGTCCTGGTATCTGGAAATAATATCCCCGGTCACGATAGTACGCAGAAATTTCTCGCCCACAGTGGCGTCATAGCACGGTATCGCTTCTTTTTGCATGTATGGCATTAACTTATTAAGCCACAGAAATTTGTACATGCCAATTCGGGCAACAGAAAAACGCTGCCGTTCAAAGTGCTGAATGCATTGGTTAATTAACTCTTCAAATGTTTCCATTGATTACTATTTTAAATTGTGTGGGCAATATTGCCCGCACAAATA includes:
- a CDS encoding site-specific integrase, which produces METFEELINQCIQHFERQRFSVARIGMYKFLWLNKLMPYMQKEAIPCYDATVGEKFLRTIVTGDIISRYQDDIIRSINFLNEFQKTGTIKRHHFKPLERKFTGQIGLAMENYLLHLASLRRSKKTISEHRLPLYRLFLYLESQQTTSLENIKETQIITFISTSTNNRIFIISSIRAFLQYLFKEHLLATDLSLVLQDFKYSRGVKLPAVYSKDEVSQIEASIQRSDATGKRNYAMTLLATRLGLRASDIANLSFGNLDWEQNAITFTQYKTGKEIKLPLLTEVGEALIDYLKYGRKNSESDKIFLFTRAPYIPVTNTSVSGMLGRIIETSKVDVRGRRHGAHAMRHSLACRFLENKESMPVISEALGHQSTETTMSYLRIDMISLSQCALHVPPVSSSFYEQKGGVFYE